Proteins encoded in a region of the Candidatus Hydrogenedentota bacterium genome:
- a CDS encoding DNA polymerase Y family protein has product MERLGCVDVRALPLQLLLRAHPGWRALPVVVVDRDKPAGLIQWANEHAYARRIFPGMRYAAALSLSRDVRGGAVQDAEIADAVKLVTRRLWCFSPRIEPSPRERGVFWLDASGLRHIFPSFDAWAARICEDLREIDLHAIVAVGFSRFGSFAAARSSTRNKIFHSPGEERAYLHRVPIERIIADAPLRDTLFKLGVETLGAFIDLPAAGIRRRFGVEAYELHRFARGDGWDTLDPEPLLEPVERREPLDYPEDNCERLLFRFAGMLHAMLGELSARHESLKTLHFCLKLGDGAEPEGEVSPAVPTLDANPILVLLRLRLGALTLTASVMEIKARAIGVASSHQQLALFRENALRNVDAAHRAFAKVRAELGNDAVVCARLCEGQLPEAQYTWERLHTLPIPKPVQVASRQLVRLIYAPPVELPPSDRREPDGWLIAGIAEGPVEEVIGPQIVSGGWWTKEVSRAYFYVRTRSGRWLWIYHDHQRRRWYLQGEVQ; this is encoded by the coding sequence GTGGAACGCCTGGGCTGTGTTGATGTTCGCGCGCTTCCGTTGCAGCTCTTGCTGCGCGCGCACCCCGGCTGGCGCGCGCTGCCCGTCGTTGTAGTGGACCGCGACAAACCGGCCGGCCTCATCCAATGGGCGAACGAACATGCCTACGCGCGCCGCATTTTTCCGGGCATGCGCTACGCCGCCGCCCTGTCCCTGTCGCGCGACGTGCGTGGCGGCGCCGTGCAGGACGCGGAGATCGCCGACGCGGTCAAACTCGTCACGCGGCGGCTCTGGTGTTTTAGCCCGCGCATCGAACCGTCCCCGCGCGAACGCGGCGTGTTCTGGCTTGATGCCTCGGGACTGCGCCACATCTTTCCGTCGTTCGATGCGTGGGCCGCACGCATCTGCGAAGACCTGCGCGAAATCGACCTCCACGCGATCGTCGCCGTGGGCTTCTCGCGCTTCGGCAGTTTTGCCGCCGCGCGATCGAGTACACGCAACAAAATCTTTCACAGCCCCGGCGAGGAGCGCGCCTATCTGCATCGAGTCCCCATCGAGCGCATCATCGCGGATGCTCCTCTGCGCGACACGCTGTTCAAACTCGGCGTCGAGACGCTCGGCGCGTTCATCGATCTGCCTGCCGCCGGCATTCGCAGGCGCTTCGGCGTGGAGGCGTACGAACTGCACCGGTTCGCTCGCGGCGATGGGTGGGACACGCTGGACCCGGAACCACTCCTCGAACCGGTCGAGCGCCGCGAACCGCTGGATTATCCCGAGGACAACTGCGAGCGCCTCCTGTTCCGCTTCGCGGGAATGCTGCACGCGATGCTCGGCGAGTTGTCCGCGCGGCATGAATCCCTGAAGACGCTCCACTTCTGCCTCAAACTCGGCGACGGCGCCGAACCGGAGGGCGAGGTCTCCCCCGCTGTTCCCACCTTGGACGCGAACCCAATTTTGGTGTTACTGCGGCTGCGCCTTGGCGCGCTGACCCTGACCGCGTCGGTAATGGAGATCAAAGCGCGCGCAATCGGCGTCGCGTCGTCGCATCAACAACTCGCGCTGTTCCGGGAAAACGCGCTGCGCAACGTGGACGCCGCCCACCGGGCCTTTGCGAAGGTCCGCGCGGAACTGGGCAACGACGCGGTCGTGTGCGCGCGCCTGTGCGAAGGCCAACTGCCGGAGGCGCAGTACACCTGGGAGCGTTTGCATACCCTCCCGATCCCCAAACCCGTGCAGGTCGCGTCGCGCCAACTCGTGCGCCTCATCTACGCGCCGCCGGTCGAGCTTCCGCCCTCCGACCGCCGCGAACCCGACGGCTGGCTCATCGCCGGCATCGCCGAAGGGCCCGTCGAAGAAGTCATCGGCCCGCAGATCGTCTCCGGCGGATGGTGGACGAAGGAAGTCTCGCGCGCGTATTTCTACGTCCGTACGCGCAGCGGGCGCTGGCTCTGGATTTATCACGACCACCAACGGCGGCGCTGGTATTTGCAGGGAGAAGTGCAGTGA
- a CDS encoding recombinase A yields MERPVDVARDAWGLDAVAGRFVEISGGAATGALTICAGLIAEAQQRCAVAAWINGESPGFFPPDFAASGIDLAALPVIDAGDKTKACHIADTLVRSGAFAIVVMHLGSKAMLPFAVQTRLLGLAKKYHTAILLVTRTNHREKNRGSLVSLRADTEKRRTGHDCFLCEVRVSKDKQRVPGWNHAEMCRGTPGLC; encoded by the coding sequence TTGGAACGGCCTGTAGACGTGGCCCGCGACGCGTGGGGACTGGACGCCGTAGCCGGGCGCTTCGTCGAGATTTCCGGCGGGGCGGCAACGGGTGCGCTAACGATCTGCGCGGGATTGATCGCGGAAGCCCAGCAGCGCTGCGCGGTGGCGGCGTGGATCAACGGAGAAAGCCCCGGTTTTTTCCCGCCGGATTTTGCAGCGTCGGGGATCGATCTCGCGGCGTTGCCGGTGATCGACGCGGGAGACAAGACGAAGGCATGCCATATCGCGGACACCCTCGTGCGCTCCGGGGCGTTTGCGATAGTAGTGATGCATCTCGGTTCAAAGGCGATGCTTCCCTTCGCCGTGCAGACGCGCCTCCTAGGTCTGGCGAAAAAATATCACACCGCAATCCTTCTGGTTACGCGGACCAACCATCGTGAAAAAAACCGGGGCTCACTCGTTTCGCTGCGGGCGGACACCGAAAAACGGCGCACCGGCCACGACTGCTTTCTGTGCGAAGTCCGCGTGAGCAAAGACAAGCAGCGCGTCCCCGGTTGGAACCATGCGGAGATGTGCCGTGGAACGCCTGGGCTGTGTTGA
- a CDS encoding PKD domain-containing protein: protein MLRPLRILAWPVVLGIVLASGMGCPPYTPPNYLPVFLFTPESLDFGKDTDSLTLKVAKNYTQQPLPEFTVDNGGTDWLDVDPKTGNSTGPEDAAKFTVTVDRTKMAAGPNFANVVISAPGVADQLVPVTATALLVADFSAAPLLVTVNENVQFTDESAVAPGENPIISWKWTFGDGKQSTLQNPKHKYKNPGTYSVTLTVASIDNMDTAVRQNYITVEAAEGPDADFIGEPTNPPANTPVSFTDMSFAGDKAKDIESWFWTFGDTATSTAQNPMHTYTNVGQFTVSLTVTNSNGASDTETKIDYIDVQPVGPTASFSAAPRNATIGQMVNFTDLSDPGTSPILSWLWTFGDGGSSNLQNPSHVYNAAGSYSVYLSVVTLVGADSETKTNYITVTP, encoded by the coding sequence ATGCTGCGGCCGCTGCGTATCTTAGCTTGGCCAGTCGTCTTGGGTATTGTGCTCGCGTCGGGAATGGGGTGTCCGCCCTATACACCGCCCAACTACTTGCCCGTATTTCTCTTTACCCCGGAATCGCTCGACTTTGGCAAAGACACCGACTCGCTTACACTCAAGGTCGCGAAGAACTATACACAACAACCCCTGCCCGAATTTACCGTGGACAATGGCGGAACGGATTGGTTGGATGTCGACCCGAAGACCGGTAACAGTACCGGTCCCGAAGATGCGGCTAAATTCACCGTTACCGTCGACCGCACCAAAATGGCCGCGGGTCCCAACTTTGCAAACGTCGTTATCAGCGCACCCGGCGTAGCCGATCAACTGGTACCGGTCACGGCCACGGCCCTCTTGGTGGCGGACTTTTCCGCGGCCCCGCTGCTTGTGACCGTTAATGAAAACGTCCAGTTCACGGACGAGTCGGCAGTCGCCCCCGGGGAAAACCCGATCATCTCGTGGAAGTGGACCTTCGGCGACGGTAAGCAAAGCACGCTGCAGAACCCCAAGCACAAGTACAAGAACCCGGGAACGTACAGCGTTACGCTGACCGTTGCGTCGATTGACAACATGGATACCGCAGTCAGGCAAAACTACATTACCGTTGAAGCGGCCGAAGGCCCCGACGCGGACTTTATCGGTGAGCCCACAAATCCGCCCGCGAATACGCCGGTGAGTTTCACCGATATGTCCTTCGCCGGGGATAAGGCAAAGGATATCGAGTCGTGGTTCTGGACCTTTGGCGACACCGCGACAAGCACCGCGCAAAACCCGATGCACACCTACACCAATGTCGGACAATTCACGGTCTCGCTCACCGTGACAAATTCCAACGGCGCTTCGGACACGGAAACCAAGATCGACTACATCGACGTGCAACCGGTCGGACCCACCGCCAGCTTTTCCGCCGCCCCCAGAAACGCCACGATCGGACAGATGGTGAACTTTACCGACCTTTCCGATCCGGGGACCTCGCCGATACTGTCCTGGCTGTGGACTTTTGGCGACGGCGGCAGCAGCAACCTGCAAAACCCGTCCCACGTCTATAACGCGGCCGGGTCGTACTCCGTGTATCTGAGCGTGGTCACCTTGGTTGGCGCCGATTCGGAAACCAAGACGAACTATATTACCGTAACGCCGTAA
- a CDS encoding Gfo/Idh/MocA family oxidoreductase, which translates to MKTWRVAGINFDHSHMGDNLRMAFNHPNVEIVGICDEYPERMQSAITNFNIASERVFTDYRECIESTRPDIVLLCPATARHGEWTEKVAPFGVHIIMEKPFAASLAEADRMIAALAKTGKTLAINWPLAWYPTHRTAKRLIDEGTIGDVLEVHYYDGNRGPLYHVADKVETTPEEIQREKSRTWFYTKDHGGGSLLDYLGYGTTLGTWYHGGKKPIEVTSVTDEPVGLEVDEHSITIARYDVGLSKFETRWGTFTDPWTHQPQPKCGFVIKGSDGTISSYDYERTVRIQTRDCVEGRDVPVDELRPPLQNPVQYVVHCLDMGAPIEGPLSPAIARIGQQVVDTAMASAQEKRAVPLIE; encoded by the coding sequence ATGAAGACGTGGCGCGTCGCGGGCATCAATTTCGATCACAGTCACATGGGCGACAACCTTCGCATGGCCTTCAACCATCCAAACGTCGAGATTGTCGGCATTTGCGACGAGTACCCCGAACGCATGCAATCCGCGATCACGAACTTCAACATCGCTTCCGAGCGCGTATTCACCGATTACCGCGAATGCATCGAGTCCACCCGCCCCGACATCGTGCTCCTCTGCCCCGCTACGGCGCGCCACGGTGAGTGGACGGAAAAAGTCGCGCCTTTCGGCGTACACATCATCATGGAAAAACCGTTCGCGGCGTCGCTCGCGGAAGCGGACCGCATGATCGCGGCATTGGCGAAAACCGGCAAGACGCTCGCCATCAATTGGCCGCTCGCGTGGTACCCCACCCACCGCACGGCGAAGCGCCTCATCGACGAAGGCACGATTGGCGATGTGCTTGAGGTGCACTACTACGATGGCAACCGCGGCCCCTTGTACCACGTCGCGGACAAGGTCGAGACGACGCCGGAAGAAATACAGCGCGAAAAATCGCGCACGTGGTTCTACACGAAAGACCACGGCGGCGGCTCGCTGCTCGATTATCTCGGCTACGGGACCACGCTCGGCACGTGGTATCACGGCGGGAAAAAACCAATTGAAGTAACATCCGTCACCGATGAACCCGTAGGGCTGGAAGTTGACGAACACAGCATCACCATCGCGCGCTACGACGTCGGCCTTTCCAAATTTGAGACGCGCTGGGGCACCTTCACCGACCCGTGGACCCACCAGCCGCAACCCAAGTGCGGCTTCGTCATCAAAGGCTCGGACGGCACAATTAGCAGCTACGATTACGAGCGGACGGTACGCATTCAGACGCGAGATTGTGTCGAGGGCCGCGACGTGCCGGTGGACGAATTGCGTCCGCCGCTCCAGAATCCGGTCCAGTACGTTGTCCATTGCCTCGATATGGGTGCGCCGATTGAGGGCCCATTGTCGCCGGCAATCGCGCGCATCGGACAGCAGGTGGTCGATACCGCGATGGCGAGCGCGCAAGAGAAGCGCGCGGTTCCCCTTATCGAATGA
- a CDS encoding RtcB family protein: MKSRELANLGIPRGEPMQIAKAAIAAAAQAGFGKQDLRKIVRELADNPRAYTSHETFGELANALLTDAAEQARFVPRAEPAPYKKWGKNLDEASVDQMRNACALPVSVAGALMPDAHVGYGLPIGGVLATRNAVIPYAVGVDIACRMKMTVLDLPVGALTGQTDRLTKALEGETRFGIGASFRERRQHDVLDEDWRVSPITAQHKDKAWAQLGTSGSGNHFVEYGTLVIHGGGLPLPAGTYLALLSHSGSRGTGASVADHYSKLAMKLHRELPKELQHLAWLDLDSEAGREYWAAMELMGKYAAANHACIHRHIAKTLGAKVLMDIENHHNFAWKEVHNGERVIVHRKGATPAGEGALGIIPGSMAAPGFIVRGKGNPLSLNSAAHGAGRQMSRTQAIKTFTWSQTKKLLAERGVTVLSAGLDEVPMAYKNIEDVMAAQSDLVEILARFDPKLVKMAPAGERAED; the protein is encoded by the coding sequence ATGAAGTCGCGTGAGCTGGCAAACCTGGGTATTCCCCGGGGAGAGCCGATGCAAATTGCCAAGGCGGCGATTGCCGCGGCGGCGCAGGCAGGTTTTGGCAAGCAAGACCTGCGCAAAATCGTGCGCGAACTTGCGGACAATCCGCGCGCGTACACCAGCCACGAGACTTTCGGGGAGCTTGCCAACGCGCTGCTTACGGACGCGGCCGAGCAGGCGCGCTTCGTGCCGCGCGCGGAGCCAGCGCCGTACAAGAAGTGGGGCAAGAACCTCGATGAGGCGTCGGTTGACCAGATGCGCAATGCGTGCGCGTTGCCTGTGTCGGTCGCGGGCGCGCTCATGCCGGACGCGCACGTCGGCTATGGCTTGCCGATTGGCGGCGTCCTCGCGACGCGGAACGCCGTGATCCCATATGCGGTTGGCGTCGATATTGCATGCCGGATGAAGATGACCGTGCTTGATTTGCCTGTCGGCGCGCTGACCGGCCAGACCGATCGCCTGACGAAGGCGCTCGAGGGCGAGACCCGTTTTGGAATTGGCGCGTCGTTTCGTGAGCGCCGTCAGCACGATGTGCTCGACGAGGACTGGCGCGTCTCGCCGATCACCGCACAGCACAAGGACAAGGCGTGGGCGCAACTCGGCACGAGCGGCAGCGGAAACCATTTTGTCGAATACGGGACGCTCGTTATTCATGGCGGAGGACTGCCGCTTCCGGCGGGAACGTACCTTGCGCTTCTGAGCCACAGCGGTAGCCGCGGCACCGGCGCGTCCGTTGCCGACCACTACAGCAAGCTCGCAATGAAACTGCACCGCGAGTTGCCGAAAGAGTTGCAGCACCTTGCGTGGCTCGATCTGGATTCAGAGGCGGGCCGCGAGTATTGGGCGGCAATGGAGTTGATGGGCAAATATGCCGCCGCAAACCATGCGTGCATCCACCGGCACATCGCAAAAACGCTCGGCGCAAAAGTACTGATGGACATCGAGAACCACCACAATTTCGCGTGGAAAGAAGTGCACAACGGTGAGCGCGTAATCGTCCACCGCAAAGGCGCAACGCCCGCGGGCGAGGGTGCGCTTGGGATTATTCCGGGCTCGATGGCTGCGCCGGGCTTTATCGTGCGCGGCAAGGGAAACCCGCTCTCGCTCAACTCCGCCGCGCACGGCGCGGGACGGCAGATGAGCCGTACGCAGGCGATAAAGACATTTACATGGTCACAGACCAAGAAACTGCTCGCCGAGCGTGGTGTGACAGTCTTGTCCGCGGGACTCGACGAAGTGCCGATGGCGTACAAAAATATCGAAGACGTTATGGCCGCGCAGTCGGACTTGGTCGAGATTCTGGCGCGGTTCGATCCGAAGCTGGTGAAAATGGCGCCGGCGGGGGAGAGAGCGGAGGATTAG
- a CDS encoding glycosyltransferase codes for MKAVLKSDSLAVSVVIPALNEAPNLYRILPILREAMNSITDSWEVLVVDGDSQDGTPAVVAQAGDPVRYICEKERGYGRAILRGVSEARGMYIITMDADMSHPAEFIKALWDSREKADVVIASRYVRGGHADQPMFRYYLSRVLNKFFGKGLSIPVKDMSSGFRLYRKRIFEGIDLEFTNFVILVEILLRTYGKGLHIKEVPFHYQPRGSGGSHASIIKFGLDYLRLFKRIWAIRNSVQFPDYDWRAHNSRIWFQRYWQRKRYSIIMGFTPPFVSTCDVGCGSSHILADLPHAIGVDMRHDKLAFMRKTNKKLLQANGMILPFKDASFDCVISSEVIEHIPNEDGKLIDELTRILKPGGTLILGTPDYGGWQWPLIEWIYGKVAPGAYAEEHCTFYSYKSLREALESRGYEILDHGYICKAELVFKAVYKPRAVPQVVPVHVSTSA; via the coding sequence ATGAAGGCGGTATTGAAGTCCGATTCCCTCGCAGTGTCGGTAGTGATTCCGGCATTGAACGAGGCCCCAAACCTGTACCGTATCCTCCCGATCTTGCGCGAGGCGATGAACTCGATCACGGACTCATGGGAAGTGCTCGTGGTCGACGGCGATTCCCAAGACGGCACGCCCGCGGTAGTCGCACAGGCCGGCGATCCGGTCCGCTATATCTGCGAGAAGGAACGCGGCTACGGGCGCGCGATTTTGCGCGGCGTCTCCGAAGCGCGCGGTATGTACATCATTACGATGGACGCAGACATGTCCCACCCGGCGGAATTCATCAAGGCGTTGTGGGATTCGCGCGAAAAGGCAGACGTCGTAATCGCTTCGCGTTACGTACGCGGCGGGCACGCGGACCAGCCGATGTTCCGGTATTACCTCAGCCGCGTGCTAAACAAATTCTTCGGCAAGGGACTCTCGATCCCCGTGAAGGACATGTCGAGCGGGTTCCGCCTGTACCGGAAACGCATTTTCGAGGGTATCGATCTCGAGTTCACAAACTTCGTAATCCTCGTGGAAATCCTCTTGCGGACCTACGGCAAAGGGCTGCACATCAAAGAGGTACCCTTCCACTACCAGCCGCGCGGGTCCGGCGGGTCGCACGCAAGCATCATCAAGTTCGGGCTGGACTACTTGCGCTTGTTCAAGCGCATCTGGGCCATCCGCAACTCCGTACAGTTTCCTGACTACGATTGGCGCGCACACAACAGCCGCATCTGGTTCCAGCGGTACTGGCAGCGCAAACGCTACAGCATCATCATGGGATTCACGCCGCCTTTTGTGTCGACTTGTGACGTCGGCTGCGGCAGCAGCCACATTCTCGCCGACTTGCCGCACGCGATCGGCGTGGATATGCGGCATGACAAACTGGCGTTCATGCGCAAGACCAACAAGAAACTCCTCCAGGCGAACGGCATGATCCTGCCATTCAAGGACGCCTCCTTCGACTGCGTGATCTCCTCTGAGGTGATCGAGCACATTCCTAACGAAGACGGCAAGTTGATCGACGAATTGACGCGAATATTGAAGCCCGGCGGCACGCTCATCCTCGGCACGCCCGACTACGGCGGCTGGCAATGGCCGCTGATCGAGTGGATTTACGGCAAGGTCGCGCCCGGCGCGTACGCGGAAGAACACTGCACGTTCTACTCGTACAAATCCCTGCGCGAAGCACTCGAATCGCGCGGATACGAGATTCTGGATCACGGGTACATCTGCAAGGCGGAGCTGGTCTTTAAGGCGGTGTACAAACCGCGCGCCGTGCCGCAGGTTGTGCCCGTGCACGTGAGCACATCGGCGTAA